One Molothrus ater isolate BHLD 08-10-18 breed brown headed cowbird chromosome 4, BPBGC_Mater_1.1, whole genome shotgun sequence genomic window carries:
- the PDGFRL gene encoding platelet-derived growth factor receptor-like protein: MRLWVLLSVLLLQEALPHVIGQPAKSKRPKEPGENKIKPVNKRVKPKNAKMKERESVDSSLKSQSILTQVMDKGHFQKLAATLSLAAGQSIELRCKGSNVTWSYPSYLDTFKDSRLSIKQLDRHSQLILANSTAADTGEYSCWLQLCNGNKCRKDETKTGSTYIFFTDKEELFVPTPSYFEIVYLNPDKPAVIPCRVTTPSAKVTLHREFPAEEIETDGTDIFYDAKKGFVFPHPTSDHTGIVYCKAESQGAPQISIKYHLLYVEVPKGPPSTSITVSSGRAGLSDGVRVVCTVLGEPDVDVSFRWQYPGQESGRPVIIQNFWRLINRGIGHTTRISKSVLLVEDFEDTDVGNYVCIAQNLQGETTVATKVELK; encoded by the exons ATGCGGCTCTGGGTGCTCCTCAgcgtgctgctgctgcaggaagcgCTGCCACACG TTATTGGACAACCTGCAAAGAGTAAGCGTCCCAAAGAacctggagaaaacaaaattaagccTGTTAACAAGAGAGTAAAACCCAAGAATGCCAAAATGAAGGAGAGAGAGTCTGTGGACTCCTCTTTGAAGTCCCAGTCCATACTGACACAGGTGATGGATAAAGGTCATTTCCAGAAACTAGCTGCCACCTTaagcctggctgcaggacaaagCATAGAGCTGCGATGTAAGGGGAGTAATGTCACTTGGAGCTATCCTTCTTATTTAGACACCTTTAAAGACTCCAGACTCAG caTAAAGCAGCTTGACAGGCACAGTCAGCTGATCCTTGCAAACTCCACTGCAGCAGACACAGGTGAATACAGCTGCTGGCTTCAGCTGTGCAATGGTAACAAATGCAGGAAGGATGAGACTAAAACAGGGTCAACATACATCTTTTTCACAG ACAAAGAGGAGCTTTTTGTACCTACTCCCAGTTATTTTGAGATTGTCTACCTGAACCCAGATAAACCTGCAGTCATCCCATGCCGTGTTACTACTCCTTCAGCAAAAGTGACTCTTCACAGGGAATTTCCAGCAGAAGAAATTGAAACAGATGGAACTGATATTTTTTATGATGCAAAGAAGGGTTTTGTCTTCCCTCACCCTACTTCTGATCATACAGGTATTGTCTACTGCAAAGCAGAGTCACAGGGAGCACCTCAGATTTCCATCAAATATCACCTACTATATGTGGAAG TTCCGAAGGGCCCACCCTCAACCTCCATCACGGTGTCATCAGGtagagctggactcagtgacGGAGTTCGTGTCGTCTGCACAGTCCTTGGGGAGCCAGATGTGGATGTGAGCTTCAGGTGGCAGTATCCAGGGCAAGAG TCCGGGAGGCCTGTGATTATTCAAAACTTCTGGAGATTGATAAACAGAGGAATTGGCCATACTACAAGAATCTCAAAGAGTGTTCTTCTTGTGGAGGATTTTGAAGACACAGATGTGGGAAACTATGTTTGTATAGCTCAGAACCTACAAGGAGAAACAACAGTAGCTACCAAAGTTGAACTGAAGTGA